From a region of the Mercurialis annua linkage group LG1-X, ddMerAnnu1.2, whole genome shotgun sequence genome:
- the LOC126664312 gene encoding sugar carrier protein C yields the protein MPAGGIGAAPGGGREYPGNLTLYVTVTCIVAAMGGLIFGYDIGISGGVTSMDSFLKKFFPSVFEKKHANDSPNNHKRVNQYCQYDSETLTLFTSSLYLAALISSLVASSITKRFGRKLSMFFGGVLFFAGAVINGAAKAIWMLIVGRILLGFGIGFANQSVPLYLSETAPYRYRGALNIGFQLSITIGILIANVLNYFFSKIHGGWGWRLSLGGAMVPALIITVGSLVLPDTPNSMIQRGKIEEAKTQLKRVRGVQNVDEEFDDLVAASEESKKVENPWRNLLQRKYRPQLTMAIAIPFFQQLTGINVIMFYAPVLFDTIGFGSDAALMSAVITGLVNVFATMVSIYGVDKWGRRFLFLEGGVQMLICQIVVAVCIGIKFGVDGDPGELPKWYAIVVVLFICIYVAGFAWSWGPLGWLVPSEIFPLEIRSAAQSVNVSVNMFFTFVIAQVFLTMLCHLKFGLFLFFGFFVFVMSIFVKVFLPETKGIPIEEMTQVWKQHWYWSRFVTDDEGYGNGKLEMGKTGQLPKNV from the exons ATGCCGGCAGGAGGTATCGGAGCCGCTCCCGGCGGCGGCCGGGAGTATCCGGGGAACCTTACTCTTTACGTTACAGTTACATGCATCGTCGCAGCCATGGGCGGTTTGATCTTCGGTTATGATATCGGAATTTCTG GTGGAGTTACGTCGATGGATTCATTTCTGAAGAAGTTTTTTCCGTCGGTTTTTGAAAAGAAGCATGCGAATGACTCACCGAATAACCATAAACGAGTCAACCAGTACTGTCAATATGACAGTGAAACGTTGACTTTGTTCACTTCTTCGTTGTATTTGGCGGCTTTGATATCGTCGTTAGTTGCTTCGAGTATTACTAAAAGATTTGGTCGGAAATTATCTATGTTTTTTGGTGGTGTTCTGTTTTTTGCTGGCGCTGTGATTAATGGCGCTGCTAAAGCTATTTGGATGCTGATTGTTGGAAGAATTTTGCTTGGTTTTGGTATTGGGTTTGCTAATCAG TCTGTGCCGTTGTACCTATCTGAGACGGCCCCATACAGATACAGAGGAGCATTAAACATTGGTTTTCAATTGTCAATCACAATTGGTATTCTTATAGCCAATGTATTGAACTATTTCTTCTCAAAGATTCATGGTGGTTGGGGATGGAGATTGAGTCTCGGTGGCGCTATGGTCCCGGCTCTAATCATTACCGTCGGATCATTAGTCCTTCCGGACACACCGAACTCTATGATCCAACGGGGCAAGATCGAAGAAGCCAAAACTCAGTTGAAGAGAGTTCGTGGCGTCCAAAATGTGGATGAGGAGTTTGATGATCTTGTTGCTGCTAGTGAAGAATCGAAAAAAGTCGAAAATCCTTGGAGAAATTTGTTGCAGAGGAAATATCGACCTCAACTCACTATGGCGATTGCAATTCCGTTCTTTCAGCAACTTACAGGGATCAATGTGATTATGTTTTACGCTCCGGTTTTGTTTGATACTATTGGCTTTGGTAGCGATGCTGCTCTTATGTCTGCTGTTATTACCGGTCTTGTTAATGTTTTTGCTACGATGGTCTCGATATATGGTGTCGATAAGTGGGGAAGGCGGTTCCTTTTCCTCGAGGGCGGAGTTCAGATGTTGATCTGTCAG ATTGTTGTGGCAGTGTGCATTGGTATCAAGTTCGGAGTAGACGGAGATCCGGGTGAATTGCCCAAGTGGTATGCAATTGTTGTGGTCCTTTTCATTTGCATTTACGTGGCTGGATTCGCCTGGTCATGGGGACCACTCGGATGGCTAGTACCGAGCGAGATTTTCCCGTTGGAAATCCGATCTGCTGCTCAAAGTGTGAATGTCTCTGTCAACATGTTTTTCACATTTGTTATTGCTCAAGTTTTCTTAACAATGCTTTGCCACTTGAAATTCGGGCTATTCCTCTTCTTCGGCTTCTTTGTGTTCGTCATGTCGATATTCGTGAAAGTCTTCTTGCCGGAGACGAAAGGAATCCCGATCGAAGAGATGACTCAAGTTTGGAAGCAACATTGGTATTGGTCAAGATTTGTTACTGATGATGAAGGTTATGGCAATGGAAAGCTTGAAATGGGAAAGACAGGCCAATTACCAAAGAATGTTTAA